A stretch of DNA from Montipora capricornis isolate CH-2021 chromosome 1, ASM3666992v2, whole genome shotgun sequence:
TTGGAAATGCTATCAGGAATAAGTTGCCTGAGGGACCTTTTACTAGGAAGCGGTTAACAAAGGCATCTGTGGAAAAATTTACCCCTGCGAACACTCTTTACTGTCAGCAGTTTCTAAATACTCTGAGTGCTTTGCCACCAGAAAAACTCAAGTTCTTTGACGAGGCTGGTGTTCACACTGGGACAGGAAATCCCGTTTATGGAAATTCTCTCAGAGGAGAGGCAGCGGTTGAAGTAATTTCTGGCAATAAGAAAGGCGCAAATGTAACACTTAACCTATTGTGTGGACTGGAAGGAGTACTTTACGCAAATACTGTGGAGGGAGCTTCAGATTCTacaaattttcttcatttctttgccgaAGCTGGCCAAGTCACAACACCACTCGGAAATCCCGCCATTGAATTTGGCGATTATATCATACTTGACAACTGCCCCACACATGGATACGAGACTGGGAACATTTTGCAAAGATGGTTATTGCAGATGGGAGCACAAATCATTTATACTCCATCCCTTTCACCAGAATTTAACGTTGCAGAATACgttttcaataatttaaaaatgaaaactgtgTTGAAGAGGGAAGAATTTGGACGCCTCTagcgggaaaacgtgcacgtAGCGATCTACGAGGCGTTAGAACTCGTAACTGCTGAATACATGTGTGGTTTTTATAAGCTTATATTGTAGCTGTTTTAATTAGTTCATTTCTCAAATACAAAAAGTGTTTTACTGTCCCAACTGCACGTGTTGGCGACCGGAATATTGTTTGCATTTTCGAAATATTTTCCGACTTTTCCCAACAGAGAGCACCGGCTGTAGGTTCTGAAAGCATGTCGCTGGCTATTGTAAGCAACGTTTGCGCTGTTCATTCGAGCAATGTAAGGTAATCAAGGATACTATTAAATGTACATGATGTAGGCAATATTGTATTTTATGTGTTCATTCTGCTCAGTTGATTTGTTTGCCGACGTGACGGCCgcgtgtttgtttactttacctGTTGTACAAATATCACATGAAATTTTAATACTAGTATTTCTGTGAAAACACGTTTCACTTCTTTAGCTACAGTATCCAAATTTCAACACATTTATGTGAAAATCTCAAGAGTTACAAAGTACGTTCCTTTTGAAAACACGAGATTCTAGTCGGTAATTTACACAGACATTTCGTGTCCCCATATTCGTAATTGACCGGAAACTATTTTGGGTTTTTCAGTTCGGACAGATTAAGCAGAGCATTTGCAGCATCGTTAACCTGAATTCGCTCAATCTCGTTATCATTTTCACCAATAGAAAGTGTTTGGGCAATATTCTCACTGGCATTAGTTTGCGCCTCATTGCGGAAAGTGGTACTTTCCTTGAGTGCAGCCGCCAGttgttcctcttcttcttcgACTGTCAACGGTTCGAATTGACTGCTAAAAGTAACGTTACTAAGAGATGAGGCAATAGGTTTATGCTGAAGAGGTTCAGGGCTTTCCGAGGGCCATTCGATACCCTTTAATTCCCACAAGGTTCGGACGGGGTTTCCTTGGTATTGGGCTTTCTGTTTCAATTGACCTAGACTCATGATCTTCTTATTATATTCAGTCAGTGCCTCAAGTAAGCTTACATCAGCTGAGGGGATTTTCCCTTTAAAGTGAGCTTCAAGTTTCTTTAAATCCATGTTTACCTGTCGCCAGTTTTCAAACCCTTGAGAACTAAGATAGCGCGATTTGCACTCGTTAATCAATCGAGATCGCATAACACTCGAGAACGAGTTTGTTGTTTGATTCTTCAGTGCAATTTTCGTTGACACACCCCTTTGCAGTTTCTCCAGACTTTTCTTTGCAGTGTTCAGTTCGTTTACCGCGccagaaaaaatatctttttcatcTTTGTGTTTGTTTAGGTCTCCACAAATTTCTGCTGATTGGCACGGATGAGCTTTGTATGGGCAGTTGAGCCTGTTGTGTCTTTCGCGCCGGTGGCAGTTAGTACAGGCGGGTTTCGAGTAATCTATTCCCGCTTGTTTTCCGTATTTCGCTGACAACTCCTGtacttccttttctttctccatcacttttttcttctcttcagTTACTTCTTTAGTTTTGTCTGATATGAGAAGATCTAAAGGAGACATAAACTTGGAAGGCGGCCCAGTGTTCAGTGCTTCTTGTTCAGGCGGACCGGACGTAACTAAACGCTGTTGTTTTCGCGGTGGAGATGACAACGGATTGATTCTTTGCGTCTCGGCTTCAGGAATCGGAGAATGGGTAGAACAATGACTGGATTCAAATACAGATGAGCCTGATTTTGCTGTTTGACTAGTATTTGTCGACTGTTTTGAAACGTTCtcaccaaatttgagttttctCCTTGATTCTCCTCCTGTTTCGCTATAGCTACCCTCTCTTATTTCCTGTCGCTTCGCGGAAATCAACTCCGGCGTCGATTTAGGCTG
This window harbors:
- the LOC138054381 gene encoding uncharacterized protein, which translates into the protein MAYSVNSKGRTLIRGKSIDESLRGNILDSIIAEGGDPASGFLPGRHSDVADRFRVSNQFVSKLWQNFCTTGENLPSKKKSGNPSQLKPEDVQLMEFLKKEKPSLPNESIKEVLENYSTLDGGTSLSAIGNAIRNKLPEGPFTRKRLTKASVEKFTPANTLYCQQFLNTLSALPPEKLKFFDEAGVHTGTGNPVYGNSLRGEAAVEVISGNKKGANVTLNLLCGLEGVLYANTVEGASDSTNFLHFFAEAGQVTTPLGNPAIEFGDYIILDNCPTHGYETGNILQRWLLQMGAQIIYTPSLSPEFNVAEYVFNNLKMKTVLKREEFGRL